The proteins below are encoded in one region of Candidatus Bathyarchaeota archaeon:
- the ulaG gene encoding L-ascorbate 6-phosphate lactonase, with product MAKEIKGIADGGLNLIQDREITKEQWLKEVFPEWKTILNEEIENYKVKANTLALWWLGGASWWMKSEGGANICIDQYSGSGGCLDRNEISKGSGVMRMSGATKMCWIRCVPHVLDPFEIKECDAYLSTHLHNDHCDIYTIKPLLKNTDCKFVGPPACVEVFRRWKIPEDRIVEVKPGDVVKIKDVEVYAVEAFDRTVLITDQTDFSKWTMSDFAKLMDKKAVNFILKTKAGSVYDGGDSHYSNMFFKHGCEHDIDVALITFGDNPDGMTDKMTPYDAYRAGRCLKAKVVIPQHYENWGIVEGDPTDLEMIAQKKFAPFKVCIMRPSCRYIWPDDKDKPRIYYAAQAEVSACFEDKYVNLPFPAYL from the coding sequence AGGAACAATGGCTTAAAGAAGTATTTCCAGAATGGAAAACCATACTCAACGAAGAAATTGAGAATTACAAAGTTAAAGCAAACACATTAGCGCTCTGGTGGCTTGGAGGAGCCTCTTGGTGGATGAAGAGTGAAGGCGGCGCAAATATCTGTATAGATCAATATAGCGGTTCAGGGGGTTGTTTGGATCGCAACGAGATATCTAAAGGTTCTGGTGTAATGAGGATGTCAGGAGCTACCAAAATGTGTTGGATACGATGTGTTCCGCACGTTCTTGATCCTTTCGAAATTAAGGAATGCGATGCTTATCTATCGACTCACTTGCACAACGATCACTGCGATATCTACACAATAAAACCACTTCTTAAGAATACGGATTGTAAGTTCGTTGGTCCTCCAGCATGCGTTGAGGTATTTAGAAGATGGAAAATTCCAGAGGACAGAATTGTAGAAGTTAAGCCAGGCGATGTTGTAAAAATAAAAGATGTTGAAGTATATGCTGTAGAAGCATTTGACAGAACTGTCTTGATTACTGACCAGACTGATTTTAGCAAATGGACTATGTCTGATTTTGCAAAACTCATGGATAAAAAAGCTGTTAATTTCATCTTAAAGACCAAAGCAGGCAGTGTATACGACGGTGGCGACTCGCATTATTCTAACATGTTCTTTAAACATGGTTGTGAACATGACATCGATGTTGCGTTAATAACTTTTGGAGACAATCCTGATGGAATGACAGATAAGATGACTCCATATGATGCATACAGAGCAGGTAGATGTCTAAAGGCTAAAGTTGTTATACCACAACACTACGAGAATTGGGGAATAGTTGAGGGCGATCCAACCGATTTAGAAATGATTGCGCAGAAGAAATTTGCTCCATTCAAAGTATGTATCATGAGGCCTAGCTGTAGATATATCTGGCCAGATGACAAGGACAAACCACGCATCTACTATGCAGCTCAAGCAGAAGTTAGTGCATGTTTTGAAGATAAATACGTAAACCTTCCGTTCCCTGCGTACCTCTAA